Proteins found in one Armatimonadota bacterium genomic segment:
- the glp gene encoding gephyrin-like molybdotransferase Glp, with product MAKTWKLQTIAQAWQALEAHLPFASQPVEQVALDHAWGRITAAPVVSPECLPAFARSLVDGYAVRAADTHGATEGACAYLNVTGEVRMGAAPSRPLAPGEAMWIPTGGMMPEGADAVVMVEHSRKWDAAEVEVRRAAAAGENVVARGDDIGAGDELLPAGHALRAQDLGALAALGMTSVPVRRRPVAAILSTGNEIVPADASPAAGQVRDLNAWSLAAAVRRAGGEPLRLGIVRDSPADLRGALDDALDRGDLVCVSGGSSVGAEDLVPQAIASLGAPGILAHGLNLRPGKPTIIAVARGKAVFGLPGHPVSSLIVFGLVVEPAIRRLLGRAPAPRRGVRAVLERDLGSSVGRSDFVRVRLERRGEALHAVPVLGRSALITTLVRADGVLHIPPEVEVLRAGDEVEIMPFAEEA from the coding sequence ATGGCCAAGACCTGGAAGCTCCAGACCATCGCCCAAGCATGGCAGGCCCTCGAAGCCCACCTGCCGTTCGCCTCCCAGCCAGTGGAGCAGGTGGCGCTCGACCACGCCTGGGGCCGTATCACCGCCGCGCCGGTGGTGAGCCCCGAATGCCTGCCGGCGTTCGCGCGCTCCCTGGTGGACGGTTACGCGGTGCGCGCCGCCGATACCCACGGGGCGACCGAGGGCGCGTGCGCCTACCTCAACGTCACCGGCGAAGTGCGCATGGGCGCCGCGCCTTCCCGCCCCCTGGCCCCCGGGGAGGCGATGTGGATACCCACCGGCGGCATGATGCCCGAAGGCGCCGACGCGGTAGTCATGGTCGAGCACTCCCGCAAGTGGGATGCAGCCGAGGTCGAGGTGCGTCGCGCCGCCGCCGCCGGAGAGAACGTCGTCGCCCGCGGAGATGACATTGGCGCGGGCGACGAGCTGCTGCCCGCCGGGCACGCCCTGCGCGCGCAGGACCTCGGCGCGCTGGCGGCGCTGGGGATGACGTCGGTGCCCGTGCGCCGGCGCCCGGTCGCCGCCATTCTCTCCACCGGGAACGAGATCGTGCCCGCCGATGCCAGTCCTGCCGCCGGGCAGGTGCGCGACCTCAACGCGTGGAGCCTGGCGGCGGCGGTGCGCCGGGCCGGGGGAGAGCCGCTGCGGTTGGGGATCGTGCGCGATTCGCCCGCCGACCTGCGAGGTGCGCTGGATGATGCGCTCGACCGCGGCGACCTGGTGTGCGTGTCGGGCGGCAGCTCGGTCGGCGCCGAGGACCTGGTGCCCCAGGCGATAGCCTCCCTGGGCGCTCCGGGAATCCTGGCCCACGGTCTCAACCTGCGTCCCGGCAAGCCGACCATCATCGCCGTCGCGCGGGGCAAGGCCGTGTTCGGCCTCCCCGGCCACCCCGTGTCCAGCCTGATCGTGTTCGGGCTGGTGGTGGAGCCGGCGATACGCCGCCTGTTGGGCCGCGCCCCGGCCCCGCGCCGCGGAGTGCGGGCCGTGCTCGAACGCGACCTCGGCTCCAGCGTGGGGCGGTCGGATTTCGTGCGGGTGCGCCTCGAGCGCCGGGGAGAGGCGCTCCACGCGGTGCCCGTGCTCGGACGGTCGGCGCTGATAACCACGCTCGTGCGCGCCGACGGCGTGCTGCACATTCCGCCCGAGGTCGAGGTGCTGCGCGCGGGCGACGAGGTCGAGATCATGCCGTTCGCGGAGGAGGCCTGA
- the recR gene encoding recombination mediator RecR, with product MRYYPRPLARLIEELERLPGIGPKSAQRLAFHLLERPEPEARAFADAVIEVKQQMRNCSRCFNVTDTDPCAVCADERRDRGLICVVAEPRDVLAMENTGEYAGLYHVLQGLISPLENIGPEQLRVGELVERAGGGEVREVVIATNPVVEGEATAVYLAGLLKPLGVKVTRIALGLPVGGDLDYADQLTITRALQGRTEM from the coding sequence ATGAGGTATTACCCGCGGCCGCTGGCGCGGTTGATCGAGGAACTGGAGCGCCTGCCCGGCATCGGCCCCAAGTCGGCGCAGCGCCTGGCCTTCCACCTCCTGGAACGCCCGGAGCCGGAGGCGCGCGCGTTCGCCGACGCCGTGATCGAGGTCAAACAGCAGATGCGGAACTGCTCGCGGTGCTTCAATGTCACCGACACCGATCCCTGCGCCGTCTGCGCCGACGAGCGGCGCGACCGCGGCCTCATCTGCGTCGTCGCCGAGCCGCGCGACGTGCTGGCGATGGAGAACACCGGCGAGTACGCGGGTCTCTACCACGTGCTGCAGGGCCTCATCTCACCCTTGGAGAACATCGGCCCCGAGCAGTTGCGCGTGGGCGAGCTGGTGGAGCGCGCGGGGGGGGGGGAGGTGCGAGAGGTCGTCATCGCCACCAACCCGGTGGTGGAGGGCGAGGCCACCGCCGTTTACCTGGCGGGGCTGCTCAAGCCGCTGGGGGTCAAGGTCACGCGCATCGCCCTGGGGCTGCCGGTGGGCGGGGACCTCGACTACGCCGACCAGCTCACCATCACCCGTGCGCTGCAGGGGCGCACCGAGATGTGA
- a CDS encoding 2-oxoacid:acceptor oxidoreductase family protein, producing the protein MTTKTKDLLEIRWHGRGGQGAKTAALLLGEALLASGKHMQAFPEYGAERMGAPIQAFNRISDHAITLHCNVAAPDVVVVIDPTLLEAVEVTDGLGPEGTLLVNTPLAPAEVRDRLGLRGRRVYTVDASAIATQTIKRNIPNTPMLGALAKVSGVIELEALVADSRKRLEKKFRAKPEVIGGNLEAMRRGYEEVRGE; encoded by the coding sequence GTGACCACGAAGACCAAGGACCTGTTGGAGATCCGCTGGCATGGCCGCGGCGGCCAGGGCGCCAAGACGGCGGCGCTGCTGCTGGGCGAGGCTCTGCTCGCGAGCGGGAAGCACATGCAGGCCTTCCCCGAGTATGGCGCCGAGCGCATGGGCGCGCCCATCCAGGCGTTCAACCGCATCAGCGACCACGCTATCACCCTCCACTGCAATGTCGCCGCGCCCGACGTGGTGGTGGTGATTGACCCCACGCTGCTGGAGGCGGTGGAGGTCACCGACGGGCTCGGCCCGGAGGGCACGCTGCTGGTCAACACGCCGCTGGCGCCGGCCGAGGTGCGCGACAGGCTCGGTCTGCGTGGGCGCCGGGTCTATACGGTGGACGCATCGGCGATCGCCACCCAGACCATCAAGCGCAACATCCCCAACACGCCCATGCTGGGGGCGTTGGCCAAGGTCTCGGGGGTGATCGAGTTGGAGGCGCTGGTGGCGGACTCCCGCAAGCGCTTGGAGAAGAAGTTCCGCGCCAAGCCGGAGGTCATCGGCGGCAACCTGGAGGCGATGCGGCGCGGCTACGAGGAGGTGCGGGGCGAATGA
- the dnaX gene encoding DNA polymerase III subunit gamma/tau — protein sequence MSYLALYRKYRPQTFDQLVGQPHVARALRNAVRAERIAHAYLFAGPRGTGKTTTARLLAKALNCDQGPTPEPCGGCDACTRIARGSALDVVEIDAASKTSVDDVRELRERIQTAPAVGRYKVYIVDEVHMLSTSAFNAFLKTLEEPPSHVIFVLCTTEPHKLPATVLSRCQRYDFRRLSAADLTQLVTGVARQEGIALDERAAALVVRAASGSARDVLSLLEQARSFAGNDIGAADIQAIVGAVEVDLLADFADAVADRDVEAAFHLVAKAVDDGRDLRQLAGDLVGHFRDLLLLRVCRRGEELVALPEGIAERVQAQAQRMPERDLARAAQVLSEAERELRRSEQQRLTLELAVVRLASPEEPVAAPARAEAPAPQVGTAAKAPAKAPAKARAPKAAAVKKQPPAAADEGPTAAVGEVTLEGLQERWPEMLEKLRLQRHSTVAAFLAESAPIELNGKRLVLGFNHEFHWNQMKSAQRQQVVAELVAAETGVELAIECRLREADEPAPDDDAGVKNVMQMFPGSEVV from the coding sequence ATGTCGTACCTGGCGCTCTACCGAAAATACCGACCCCAGACCTTCGACCAGCTCGTCGGCCAGCCGCACGTCGCCCGCGCCCTGCGCAACGCGGTGCGCGCGGAGCGCATCGCCCACGCCTACCTCTTCGCCGGCCCCCGCGGCACCGGCAAGACGACCACCGCGCGCCTGCTTGCCAAGGCCCTCAACTGCGACCAGGGACCCACCCCCGAGCCCTGCGGGGGGTGCGACGCCTGCACCCGCATCGCCCGCGGCTCCGCCCTCGACGTGGTCGAGATTGACGCCGCCTCCAAGACCAGCGTGGATGACGTGCGCGAGCTGCGCGAGCGCATCCAGACCGCCCCCGCCGTCGGCCGCTACAAGGTCTACATCGTGGACGAGGTGCACATGCTCAGCACCAGCGCCTTCAACGCGTTCCTCAAGACGCTGGAGGAGCCCCCGAGCCACGTCATCTTCGTCCTCTGCACCACCGAGCCCCACAAGCTGCCGGCGACGGTGCTCTCGCGCTGCCAGCGTTACGACTTCCGCCGCCTGTCCGCCGCCGACCTGACGCAGCTCGTGACCGGGGTCGCCCGGCAGGAAGGCATCGCCCTCGACGAGCGCGCGGCCGCCCTGGTGGTGCGCGCCGCTTCGGGGTCGGCGCGCGACGTCCTGAGTTTGCTCGAGCAGGCGCGGTCGTTCGCCGGCAACGACATCGGCGCCGCTGACATCCAGGCGATCGTGGGCGCGGTGGAGGTGGATCTACTCGCCGATTTCGCCGACGCGGTCGCCGATCGCGATGTGGAGGCGGCATTCCATCTGGTAGCGAAGGCGGTGGACGATGGGCGCGACTTGCGCCAGCTTGCGGGCGACCTGGTGGGGCATTTCCGCGATCTGCTGCTGCTGCGCGTGTGCCGGCGCGGCGAGGAGCTGGTGGCGCTGCCGGAGGGCATCGCCGAGCGGGTGCAAGCGCAGGCGCAGAGAATGCCGGAGCGCGACCTCGCGCGCGCCGCGCAGGTGCTGAGCGAGGCCGAACGCGAGCTGCGGCGCAGCGAGCAGCAGCGCCTGACGCTGGAGCTGGCGGTGGTGCGCCTGGCGTCGCCGGAGGAACCGGTCGCCGCGCCCGCTCGGGCCGAGGCGCCCGCGCCCCAGGTGGGCACGGCGGCCAAGGCGCCCGCTAAGGCACCCGCTAAGGCCCGCGCGCCCAAGGCCGCGGCGGTGAAGAAGCAGCCACCCGCCGCCGCGGACGAAGGGCCGACCGCGGCGGTGGGCGAAGTGACGCTCGAAGGGCTGCAGGAGCGCTGGCCGGAGATGCTGGAGAAGCTGCGCCTGCAGCGGCATTCGACGGTGGCCGCGTTCCTGGCGGAGAGCGCGCCCATCGAGCTCAACGGCAAGCGCCTGGTGCTGGGGTTCAATCACGAGTTCCACTGGAACCAGATGAAGTCGGCGCAGCGCCAGCAGGTGGTGGCCGAGCTGGTGGCGGCGGAGACCGGAGTCGAGCTCGCCATCGAATGCCGCCTGCGCGAGGCCGACGAGCCCGCGCCCGACGACGATGCGGGTGTGAAGAACGTGATGCAGATGTTCCCCGGCAGCGAGGTCGTGTGA
- a CDS encoding 4Fe-4S binding protein, producing MTEKHGESKPGWRELPIGGLILEPGSAQSYKTGDWRTLRPVYDAEKCRQCMLCWIYCPDSAIIVADGKVVGIDLDHCKGCGICAKECPPKANAITMVAEADLRDQGDTG from the coding sequence ATGACCGAGAAGCACGGCGAGAGCAAGCCCGGCTGGAGGGAATTGCCCATCGGCGGGTTGATTCTGGAGCCAGGCAGCGCCCAGAGCTATAAGACCGGCGACTGGCGCACCCTGCGGCCGGTGTACGACGCAGAGAAGTGCCGCCAATGCATGCTGTGTTGGATCTACTGCCCCGATTCCGCCATCATCGTCGCGGATGGCAAGGTGGTGGGCATAGACCTCGACCACTGCAAGGGCTGCGGCATCTGCGCGAAGGAATGCCCGCCCAAGGCGAATGCGATCACCATGGTCGCGGAAGCGGACCTGCGGGACCAGGGCGACACGGGCTGA
- a CDS encoding sulfite exporter TauE/SafE family protein, translated as MIVGLSLWRLLALIVVGAVAGGSSGLLGIGGGVIMVPALVVLFSLTQHAAQGTALAVMIPTAMVGAYSYAGEGKVNLPVAAALTVGAVVAARCGAGLASVLPREALRTLFALLMVIAAVRMMPRGTTGEMGVLAGVLAVAVVVRMFLLR; from the coding sequence ATGATTGTGGGCTTGTCGTTGTGGCGGCTGCTGGCGCTGATCGTGGTGGGCGCGGTGGCGGGAGGGTCGAGCGGGCTGCTCGGCATCGGCGGAGGCGTGATCATGGTGCCGGCGCTGGTGGTGCTGTTCAGCCTGACCCAGCACGCGGCGCAGGGCACCGCGCTGGCGGTGATGATTCCGACCGCCATGGTCGGGGCCTACAGCTACGCGGGTGAGGGCAAGGTCAACCTGCCGGTGGCGGCGGCGCTGACGGTAGGGGCGGTGGTCGCGGCGCGCTGCGGGGCGGGGCTGGCGTCGGTACTGCCCCGGGAGGCGCTGCGGACGCTGTTCGCGCTGCTGATGGTGATCGCGGCGGTGCGCATGATGCCGCGCGGGACCACCGGCGAGATGGGAGTGCTGGCCGGGGTGCTGGCGGTGGCCGTGGTGGTGCGGATGTTCCTGCTGCGCTGA
- a CDS encoding molybdopterin biosynthesis protein has translation MAREPAPAVVSLARAHELWRRALDEAEVGPVAAEMVDVIHARGRVTAAAIAAARSWPHYHAAAMDGIAVTAADTVGASESAPRRLGVPRDAEFINTGDALPAGRDAVVKIEEVAVCGSEVEITSAAAPWSNTRPAGEDLVVSETVLPPGHVIRPVDVAALIAGGVTQVAVRRRPRVAVIPTGSEVVEPGAPLAPGQIVDFDSHLLAGLLAARGCEAVRWNIIPDDREALGAAIAEAARGCDAVAMIAGASAGTRDYTARALADLGRVVVHGVAMRPGKPVILGLVGSAPFIGVPGYPVSAVICFEQFVEPLVTRWLGVAAPVQQVRNAVISRDLPSIAGSEEFVRVRLGEVGGRLVAVPLARGAGLITSLVRADGVVRIPALSEGLSEGEEAACALRVPEEALSATILVTGSHDLSIEALDAGLRRARPGMRLASTHVGSQAGLGALRGGYCHAAGTHLLDPDTGDYNVAHVRRLWEPGQVSLVTVALRQQGLVVAPGNPLGLQRWQDLARPGLRFINRQRGAGTRVLLDYELRRAGVAASAIEGYRREVYTHLAVAAAVQSGAADVGVGIAAAAHALGLGFVPLARERYELAVVTAELAREPLLALVTALNEEEFRRTLQSLGGYDVSATGAIRAA, from the coding sequence GTGGCGCGCGAGCCGGCACCTGCCGTTGTCTCCCTGGCGCGCGCCCACGAATTGTGGCGCCGGGCGCTCGATGAGGCCGAAGTCGGCCCCGTAGCGGCGGAGATGGTGGACGTCATCCACGCCCGCGGGCGCGTCACCGCGGCGGCGATTGCCGCCGCCCGCTCGTGGCCCCATTACCACGCCGCCGCCATGGATGGCATCGCCGTGACCGCCGCCGATACGGTCGGCGCAAGCGAGTCCGCGCCTCGGCGGCTGGGCGTTCCGCGCGACGCGGAGTTCATCAACACCGGCGACGCTCTGCCCGCGGGGCGCGACGCGGTCGTCAAGATCGAGGAGGTCGCCGTTTGCGGCAGCGAGGTCGAGATCACCTCCGCCGCCGCCCCCTGGAGCAATACCCGCCCTGCGGGCGAGGACCTGGTGGTGAGCGAGACGGTGCTGCCGCCGGGCCATGTCATCCGTCCGGTGGACGTGGCGGCGCTTATCGCCGGCGGGGTGACGCAGGTTGCGGTGCGACGCAGGCCGCGGGTGGCGGTCATCCCGACGGGCAGCGAGGTCGTGGAACCGGGGGCCCCGCTCGCCCCCGGGCAGATCGTGGACTTCGATTCGCACCTGCTAGCGGGGCTGCTGGCGGCGCGCGGCTGCGAAGCGGTGCGCTGGAACATCATCCCCGACGACCGCGAGGCGCTGGGCGCGGCCATCGCGGAGGCGGCGCGCGGCTGCGATGCGGTGGCGATGATCGCCGGCGCCTCCGCCGGCACGCGCGACTACACCGCCCGCGCGCTCGCCGACCTCGGTCGGGTGGTGGTGCACGGGGTGGCGATGCGGCCGGGCAAGCCGGTGATCCTGGGCCTGGTGGGGTCAGCGCCGTTCATCGGCGTGCCGGGCTATCCGGTGTCGGCGGTGATCTGCTTCGAGCAGTTCGTCGAGCCGCTGGTCACGCGCTGGTTGGGGGTGGCGGCGCCGGTGCAGCAAGTGCGCAATGCCGTCATCTCGCGCGACCTCCCATCGATCGCAGGCAGCGAGGAGTTCGTGCGCGTGCGGCTGGGCGAGGTCGGCGGGCGGCTGGTGGCGGTGCCGTTGGCGCGAGGCGCAGGGCTCATCACCTCGCTCGTGCGCGCGGACGGCGTAGTGCGCATACCGGCGCTGAGCGAGGGTCTGAGCGAGGGCGAGGAGGCCGCGTGCGCCCTGCGCGTGCCGGAGGAAGCGCTGTCTGCGACCATTCTGGTTACCGGCAGCCACGACCTGAGCATCGAGGCGCTGGACGCCGGGCTGCGGCGCGCGCGCCCGGGCATGAGGCTCGCCTCCACCCATGTCGGCAGCCAGGCGGGGCTGGGGGCGCTGCGGGGCGGCTACTGCCACGCCGCGGGCACGCACCTGTTGGACCCCGACACCGGGGACTACAACGTCGCCCACGTGCGGCGTCTGTGGGAGCCGGGGCAGGTGAGCCTCGTCACCGTCGCCCTTCGCCAGCAGGGCCTGGTGGTCGCGCCCGGCAACCCCCTGGGTTTGCAGCGATGGCAGGACCTGGCGCGGCCCGGGCTGCGCTTTATCAATCGCCAACGCGGCGCGGGGACGCGGGTGCTGCTGGACTACGAGCTGCGCCGGGCAGGCGTGGCGGCGAGCGCCATCGAAGGCTACCGGCGTGAGGTCTATACGCACCTGGCGGTCGCCGCCGCCGTGCAGTCGGGCGCCGCCGATGTCGGCGTCGGCATTGCGGCGGCCGCGCACGCGCTGGGCCTGGGGTTCGTCCCCCTGGCGCGGGAGCGCTACGAGCTTGCGGTGGTGACCGCGGAGCTGGCGCGCGAGCCGCTCCTGGCCCTGGTGACCGCTCTGAACGAGGAAGAGTTCAGGCGGACGCTGCAATCGCTGGGCGGCTACGATGTGAGCGCGACCGGGGCCATCCGCGCTGCCTGA
- a CDS encoding thiamine pyrophosphate-dependent enzyme — MPSVKELISRPTVFTGGHRACAGCGAATTLRLLMETPDLPVVAAISTGCMEVVSTIFPFTAWKCSYIHSAFENSAATMSGVESAYRALTRRGRLSQEFRFIAIGGDGGTYDIGFQSLSGAMERGHRMLYVCYDNQAYMNTGIQRSSATPMGAHTTTSPAGEVVPGKRQARKDLTAIMVAHEIPYAAQATPAMWSDLVRKVEKALKTDGPTFITILAPCPLGWGYPNQDTIAISREAADTCFWPLYEVVNGEYKLTYKPKQKKPVVDFLKRQVRYKHLFKPGNERMLEDLQRSVDRKWAKLLKLAGEEGGTGS; from the coding sequence ATGCCCAGCGTCAAGGAGTTGATATCGCGGCCCACGGTTTTCACGGGCGGCCACCGCGCCTGCGCCGGCTGCGGCGCGGCGACGACCCTGCGCCTGCTGATGGAGACGCCCGACTTGCCCGTGGTCGCCGCCATCTCCACCGGCTGCATGGAGGTCGTCTCCACCATCTTCCCCTTCACCGCGTGGAAATGCTCGTACATCCACAGCGCGTTCGAGAACTCCGCCGCCACCATGTCCGGCGTCGAGTCCGCCTATCGCGCGCTGACGCGGCGGGGGCGCCTGAGCCAGGAGTTTCGCTTCATCGCCATCGGCGGCGACGGCGGCACCTATGACATCGGCTTCCAGTCGCTGTCGGGCGCCATGGAGCGCGGCCATCGCATGCTCTATGTCTGTTACGACAACCAGGCCTACATGAACACCGGCATCCAGCGCTCCAGCGCGACGCCGATGGGGGCGCATACCACTACCAGCCCCGCGGGCGAGGTGGTGCCCGGCAAGCGCCAGGCGCGCAAGGACCTCACCGCCATCATGGTCGCCCACGAGATACCCTACGCGGCACAGGCGACGCCGGCGATGTGGTCGGACCTGGTGCGCAAGGTCGAGAAAGCCCTCAAGACCGACGGCCCGACGTTTATCACCATCCTCGCGCCGTGCCCCTTGGGCTGGGGCTACCCCAATCAGGACACCATCGCCATCTCGCGCGAGGCCGCCGACACCTGCTTCTGGCCGCTCTACGAGGTCGTCAACGGCGAGTACAAGCTCACCTACAAGCCGAAGCAGAAGAAGCCGGTCGTGGATTTCCTCAAGCGGCAGGTGCGCTACAAGCACCTATTCAAGCCCGGCAACGAGCGCATGCTGGAGGACCTTCAGCGCTCCGTGGACCGCAAGTGGGCGAAGCTGCTGAAGCTGGCGGGGGAGGAGGGTGGCACCGGTTCTTAA
- a CDS encoding GNAT family N-acetyltransferase, with protein sequence MKSVAPMVRRAAVGDADALFVLVERFARSFRPGRDVFQEVLERLLQDDCAWLSVAECSGCVVGYCLGFDHDAFYANGRVSAVEEIAVTPDQRRKGVGRALMTAFEEWARSRGSKLVGLATRRAAPFYAALGYEESAVYFRKVL encoded by the coding sequence ATGAAATCGGTTGCGCCTATGGTGCGAAGAGCAGCTGTCGGCGACGCCGATGCCCTCTTCGTTCTGGTCGAGAGGTTTGCGAGATCGTTTAGGCCGGGGCGTGATGTCTTTCAAGAAGTATTGGAGCGGCTTCTCCAGGATGACTGTGCCTGGCTGTCGGTGGCTGAATGTTCCGGATGCGTGGTCGGCTATTGCTTGGGCTTCGACCATGATGCTTTCTACGCCAATGGTCGCGTCTCAGCGGTCGAGGAGATAGCGGTGACGCCCGATCAACGTAGGAAGGGGGTCGGACGCGCTCTAATGACGGCGTTCGAGGAATGGGCGCGGTCGCGCGGCTCCAAGCTCGTGGGCCTGGCTACTCGGCGAGCCGCGCCTTTCTACGCGGCGCTGGGCTATGAGGAATCCGCCGTTTACTTCCGGAAGGTGCTATAA
- the porA gene encoding pyruvate ferredoxin oxidoreductase, with protein MQKTLRALTGNEAAAEAMRQINPDVVAAYPITPQTEIVQLYSGFVADGIVDTEMVAVESEHSAMSAAIGAAAAGARAMTATSSQGLALMWEMLYIAAGLRLPIVMPMVNRTLSAPLNIHCDHSDSMGARDSGWIQVYCEDSQEVYDSLLQAVRIAEHPEVLTPTMVCLDGFILSHAMMGVEVYPDDEVREFVGIREPHYTLLNPQQPITVGAIDMFDYYFEHKRAQAEAMRTCQPHLREVFAAFADRFGRRYGFIEPYQLDDAEYAIIAIGSTAGTARAVVDELRAAGRPVGLLKLRVFRPFPAEELIDALAHLRGIAVLDRAEAMAGLGGPLFGEIRSALYDLNPHPTVTGYVYGLGGRDIRTDELAAVFHQLQDDVAAGHKDQRCRYIGVRE; from the coding sequence ATGCAGAAAACATTGAGAGCCTTGACCGGCAACGAGGCGGCGGCGGAGGCGATGCGCCAGATCAACCCCGATGTCGTCGCCGCCTACCCCATCACGCCGCAGACGGAGATCGTGCAGCTTTACTCGGGCTTCGTCGCCGACGGCATCGTGGACACGGAGATGGTGGCGGTGGAGAGCGAGCACTCGGCCATGAGCGCCGCCATCGGCGCGGCGGCGGCGGGGGCGCGGGCGATGACCGCGACCTCCAGCCAGGGCCTGGCGCTGATGTGGGAGATGCTCTACATCGCGGCGGGGCTGCGCCTGCCCATCGTCATGCCCATGGTCAACCGCACCCTGTCGGCGCCGCTCAACATCCACTGCGATCACTCAGACAGCATGGGCGCGCGGGACAGCGGGTGGATCCAAGTCTACTGCGAGGACTCGCAGGAGGTCTATGACAGCCTGCTGCAGGCGGTGCGCATCGCCGAGCACCCGGAGGTGCTGACGCCCACCATGGTGTGCCTCGACGGCTTCATCCTCAGCCACGCCATGATGGGGGTCGAGGTGTACCCTGACGACGAGGTGCGCGAGTTCGTGGGTATCCGCGAGCCGCACTACACCTTGCTCAATCCTCAGCAGCCCATCACTGTCGGCGCGATCGACATGTTCGACTACTACTTCGAGCACAAGCGAGCCCAGGCGGAGGCCATGCGTACCTGCCAGCCGCATCTGCGCGAGGTATTCGCTGCCTTCGCCGACCGCTTCGGGCGACGCTATGGCTTCATCGAGCCCTACCAGCTTGACGACGCGGAGTACGCCATCATCGCCATCGGCTCGACGGCCGGCACCGCGCGCGCGGTGGTGGATGAGCTGCGCGCCGCCGGTCGGCCGGTGGGCCTGCTCAAGCTGCGCGTCTTCCGCCCGTTCCCGGCGGAGGAGCTGATTGACGCGCTGGCCCACCTGCGCGGTATCGCCGTTCTCGACCGCGCGGAGGCGATGGCCGGCCTGGGCGGGCCTCTGTTCGGCGAGATCCGCTCCGCGCTGTACGATCTGAACCCGCACCCCACGGTCACTGGTTACGTCTATGGCCTGGGCGGGCGCGATATCCGCACCGACGAGCTCGCGGCCGTCTTCCATCAACTCCAGGACGACGTCGCCGCCGGTCATAAGGACCAGCGCTGCCGCTACATCGGCGTGCGGGAGTAG
- a CDS encoding YbaB/EbfC family nucleoid-associated protein yields MIAEQMRKVQQMQETLGAERVQASAGGGMVEVTASGLGDLVEVKIKPEAVDPDDVEMLQDLVLAAVREALSKARELQQQKTAELTGGLQIPGLFG; encoded by the coding sequence ATGATCGCCGAGCAGATGCGCAAGGTGCAGCAGATGCAGGAGACCCTGGGCGCGGAGCGCGTGCAGGCGAGCGCCGGCGGGGGGATGGTGGAGGTGACGGCCTCGGGCCTGGGCGACCTGGTGGAGGTCAAGATCAAGCCGGAGGCGGTGGACCCCGACGACGTGGAAATGCTGCAAGACCTGGTGCTCGCCGCCGTGCGCGAGGCGCTTAGCAAGGCGCGCGAGTTGCAGCAGCAGAAGACCGCCGAGCTCACCGGGGGGCTGCAGATTCCGGGGTTGTTCGGGTAG